The Pan troglodytes isolate AG18354 chromosome 17, NHGRI_mPanTro3-v2.0_pri, whole genome shotgun sequence genome includes a region encoding these proteins:
- the MYL12B gene encoding myosin regulatory light chain 12B, with protein MSSKKAKTKTTKKRPQRATSNVFAMFDQSQIQEFKEAFNMIDQNRDGFIDKEDLHDMLASLGKNPTDAYLDAMMNEAPGPINFTMFLTMFGEKLNGTDPEDVIRNAFACFDEEATGTIQEDYLRELLTTMGDRFTDEEVDELYREAPIDKKGNFNYIEFTRILKHGAKDKDD; from the exons ATGTCGAGCAAAAAGGCAAAGACCAAGACCACCAAGAAGCGCCCTCAGCGCGCAACATCCAATGTGTTTGCCATGTTTGACCAGTCACAGATTCAGGAGTTCAAAGAGGCCTTCAACATGATTGATCAGAACAGAGATGGCTTCATCGACAAGGAAGATTTGCATGATATGCTTGCTTCTCTAG GGAAGAATCCCACTGATGCATACCTTGATGCCATGATGAATGAGGCCCCAGGGCCCATCAATTTCACCATGTTCCTGACCATGTTTGGTGAGAAGTTAAATGGCACAGATCCTGAAGATGTCATCAGAAACGCCTTTGCTTGCTTTGATGAAGAAGCAACAG GCACCATTCAGGAAGATTACCTAAGAGAGCTGCTGACAACCATGGGGGATcggtttacagatgaggaagtggaTGAGCTGTACAGAGAAGCACCTATTGACAAAAAGGGGAATTTCAATTACATCGAGTTCACACGCATCCTGAAACATGGAGCCAAAGACAAAGATGACTGA